Proteins encoded by one window of Carassius carassius chromosome 30, fCarCar2.1, whole genome shotgun sequence:
- the LOC132110387 gene encoding tripartite motif-containing protein 16-like isoform X1, protein MAEARISVAQDQFICPICLELLTDPVTIPCGHSYCMSCITSHWNQEDQRRTYSCPQCRKTFTPRPDLGKNVMIAEMVEKLKKTELRDAVPARPGDVKCDVCTGRENKAVKSCLVCLNSYCQTHFKHHEEFHPGKRHKVIEATGRLKQMICQKHDKILEVFCRTDQQFICVLCVMDEHRNHETVSAAEEMTKMQGHMREMQKTFQQKIQKNETKLQELREAVESYKRFAQAAVEDSEKIFTDLIRSIERSRSEMTQLIRAQERSSVSRAEEQLERLKQETADLKRKNTELERLSDTDDHIHLLQSFQSLCVSGSSELSRIIISSRPSFDDVSKSVAKLRDQLNQCCREQIENTPGTVKHMRIILGPDFETRDEYLRYFHQFTLDPNTASKHLQLSDGNRTVTSTVTGLLYLDHPDRFDSVVQVLCRESVCGRCYWEVDCAQNERLGVSLSYKSISRKGRGNESKFGHNNQSWILLCSSPKYTFLHNNIKTKFTLESSFSRIGVYVDHGAGILSFYSVSDTMSLIHKVQSTFTQPLYPGFLLHRNVSVKLCHVTT, encoded by the exons atggcagAAGCCAGAATTTCAGTGGCTCAGGACCAGTTCATCTGTCCAATTTGTCTGGAGCTCCTTACGGATCCAGTGACCATCCCATGTGGACACAGTTACTGCATGAGCTGTATTACAAGCCACTGGAATCAGGAAGATCAGAGGAGAACCTACAGCTGTCCACAGTGCAGAAAGACCTTCACACCGAGACCTGATTTAGGCAAGAATGTGATGATCGCCGAAAtggtggagaaactgaagaagacTGAACTCCGAGATGCTGTTCCTGCTCGACCTGGAGACGTGAAGTGTGACGTCTGTACTGGACGGGAAAACAAAGCGGTCAAGTCCTGTCTGGTGTGTCTGAACTCTTACTGTCAGACTCATTTTAAACACCATGAGGAGTTTCACCCTGGTAAACGACACAAAGTGATCGAAGCCACTGGACgactgaaacagatgatctgCCAAAAACACGATAAGATTCTGGAGGTTTTCTGTCGCACTGACCAGCAATTTATTTGTGTTCTGTGTGTGATGGATGAACACAGAAACCATGAGACAGTATCAGCCGCAGAAGAAATGACTAAGATGCAG GGTCATATGAGGGAGATGCAGAAAACATTCCAGCAGAAAATCCAGAAGAACGAGACGAAGCTTCAGGAACTGAGAGAGGCTGTGGAGTCGTATAAG CGCTTTGCGCAGgcagcagtggaggacagtgagaaGATCTTCACGGATCTCATTCGATCCATCGAGAGAAGCCGCTCTGAGATGACACAGCTGATCAGAGCTCAGGAAAGATCTtcagtgagtcgagctgaagaaCAACTAGAGCGCCTGAAGCAGGAGACCGCTGATCTGAAGAGGAAAAACACTGAGCTGGAGCGGCTTTCAGACACAGATGATCACATCCATTTACTCCAG AGTTTccagtctctctgtgtgtctggaTCTTCAGAATTATCCAGGATCATCATCAGTTCTCGTCCCTCTTTTGATGATGTCAGTAAATCTGTCGCTAAACTCAGAGACCAGCTAAATCAGTGCTGCAGAGAGCAGATAGAAAACACACCTGGCACAG TCAAACACATGCGGATAATTCTTGGCCCTGATTTTGAGACCAGAGATGAATACCTCAGAT ATTTCCATCAGTTCACTCTGGATCCCAACACAGCGAGTAAACACCTTCAACTCTCTGATGGGAACAGGACGGTTACTAGCACTGTGACAGGCCTGCTGTATCTTGACCATCCGGACAGATTTGATTCCGTAGTtcaggtgttgtgtagagagagtgtgtgtggacgctgttactgggaggtcGACTGCGCTCAGAATGAACGTTTGGGTGTATCGCTGTCTTATAAGAGCATCAGCAGGAAGGGACGTGGCAATGAGAGTAAGTTTGGACATAATAACCAGTCCTGGATTTTGCTGTGCTCTTCCCCCAAATACACATTCCTGCACAACAATATAAAGACTAAATTCACCCTAGAGTCCAGCTTCTCTAGGATAGGAGTGTATGTGGATCACGGAGCTGGAATcctgtccttctacagcgtctctgacacaatgagccTCATTCATAAAGTCCAGTccacattcactcagccgctcTATCCAGGGTTTCTACTGCATAGAAATGTATCCGTGAAATTGTGTCATGTAACAACATAA
- the LOC132110387 gene encoding tripartite motif-containing protein 16-like isoform X2: protein MAEARISVAQDQFICPICLELLTDPVTIPCGHSYCMSCITSHWNQEDQRRTYSCPQCRKTFTPRPDLGKNVMIAEMVEKLKKTELRDAVPARPGDVKCDVCTGRENKAVKSCLVCLNSYCQTHFKHHEEFHPGKRHKVIEATGRLKQMICQKHDKILEVFCRTDQQFICVLCVMDEHRNHETVSAAEEMTKMQMQKTFQQKIQKNETKLQELREAVESYKRFAQAAVEDSEKIFTDLIRSIERSRSEMTQLIRAQERSSVSRAEEQLERLKQETADLKRKNTELERLSDTDDHIHLLQSFQSLCVSGSSELSRIIISSRPSFDDVSKSVAKLRDQLNQCCREQIENTPGTVKHMRIILGPDFETRDEYLRYFHQFTLDPNTASKHLQLSDGNRTVTSTVTGLLYLDHPDRFDSVVQVLCRESVCGRCYWEVDCAQNERLGVSLSYKSISRKGRGNESKFGHNNQSWILLCSSPKYTFLHNNIKTKFTLESSFSRIGVYVDHGAGILSFYSVSDTMSLIHKVQSTFTQPLYPGFLLHRNVSVKLCHVTT, encoded by the exons atggcagAAGCCAGAATTTCAGTGGCTCAGGACCAGTTCATCTGTCCAATTTGTCTGGAGCTCCTTACGGATCCAGTGACCATCCCATGTGGACACAGTTACTGCATGAGCTGTATTACAAGCCACTGGAATCAGGAAGATCAGAGGAGAACCTACAGCTGTCCACAGTGCAGAAAGACCTTCACACCGAGACCTGATTTAGGCAAGAATGTGATGATCGCCGAAAtggtggagaaactgaagaagacTGAACTCCGAGATGCTGTTCCTGCTCGACCTGGAGACGTGAAGTGTGACGTCTGTACTGGACGGGAAAACAAAGCGGTCAAGTCCTGTCTGGTGTGTCTGAACTCTTACTGTCAGACTCATTTTAAACACCATGAGGAGTTTCACCCTGGTAAACGACACAAAGTGATCGAAGCCACTGGACgactgaaacagatgatctgCCAAAAACACGATAAGATTCTGGAGGTTTTCTGTCGCACTGACCAGCAATTTATTTGTGTTCTGTGTGTGATGGATGAACACAGAAACCATGAGACAGTATCAGCCGCAGAAGAAATGACTAAGATGCAG ATGCAGAAAACATTCCAGCAGAAAATCCAGAAGAACGAGACGAAGCTTCAGGAACTGAGAGAGGCTGTGGAGTCGTATAAG CGCTTTGCGCAGgcagcagtggaggacagtgagaaGATCTTCACGGATCTCATTCGATCCATCGAGAGAAGCCGCTCTGAGATGACACAGCTGATCAGAGCTCAGGAAAGATCTtcagtgagtcgagctgaagaaCAACTAGAGCGCCTGAAGCAGGAGACCGCTGATCTGAAGAGGAAAAACACTGAGCTGGAGCGGCTTTCAGACACAGATGATCACATCCATTTACTCCAG AGTTTccagtctctctgtgtgtctggaTCTTCAGAATTATCCAGGATCATCATCAGTTCTCGTCCCTCTTTTGATGATGTCAGTAAATCTGTCGCTAAACTCAGAGACCAGCTAAATCAGTGCTGCAGAGAGCAGATAGAAAACACACCTGGCACAG TCAAACACATGCGGATAATTCTTGGCCCTGATTTTGAGACCAGAGATGAATACCTCAGAT ATTTCCATCAGTTCACTCTGGATCCCAACACAGCGAGTAAACACCTTCAACTCTCTGATGGGAACAGGACGGTTACTAGCACTGTGACAGGCCTGCTGTATCTTGACCATCCGGACAGATTTGATTCCGTAGTtcaggtgttgtgtagagagagtgtgtgtggacgctgttactgggaggtcGACTGCGCTCAGAATGAACGTTTGGGTGTATCGCTGTCTTATAAGAGCATCAGCAGGAAGGGACGTGGCAATGAGAGTAAGTTTGGACATAATAACCAGTCCTGGATTTTGCTGTGCTCTTCCCCCAAATACACATTCCTGCACAACAATATAAAGACTAAATTCACCCTAGAGTCCAGCTTCTCTAGGATAGGAGTGTATGTGGATCACGGAGCTGGAATcctgtccttctacagcgtctctgacacaatgagccTCATTCATAAAGTCCAGTccacattcactcagccgctcTATCCAGGGTTTCTACTGCATAGAAATGTATCCGTGAAATTGTGTCATGTAACAACATAA